A single window of Flavobacterium sp. 140616W15 DNA harbors:
- a CDS encoding TonB-dependent receptor, giving the protein MKINRIFILILVLLTSIQGFSQNNKVKLNGVILGNNGQPIEGVSVELKDTAYSTLTNEKGEYEIIAEPRNYILSITYVGYKPKQVKINLKEVNQTVPTLTIEEDMAALDEVQVKGISKVTRVKESAFQVNAVDTKSMANITSNLSQILNKTTGVKVREQGGMGSDFDFSINGLSGSAVKFFIDGVPLDIMGSSMSLNNIPVNLSERIEVYKGVVPVNLGSDALGGAVNIITNHQISNYFDMSYSLGSFNTHSASLTGQMRDKKSGLTFKASGFLNYSDNDYTMRDVQVIEVIDKDNSRFVTGDFKRFNDQYKSAMGQAELGFVDKSWADMFFIGGSYSATEKGIQTGTNQDVVYGQVHRGGDAYSFSLRYLKKNLFTKDLDLSFFSSYSDDQYTITDTALRKYYWDGSYVAATSSEMGGPATKWNIRRPKYFIGSNLSYKIDHNNSLSLNYTLDKVENKTYDELLTDKDYNPGKITKHIIGLSYQQNLLEEKLTNTFFGKYYSMLLEQPFAITNSGTGAGETVRDNNGYTGYGIASRYKITSSIGIKASYEKAYRLQRVDEVFGNGYSVVANPNLKPENSDNYNLGGYWKNAAENHHFFIETGGYLRNAKGFISPVVYQSNSQISRFENTSNVLIKGLEADIKYNYQDKINVGINFTYQSTLDNTKYPNGSNSGTISATYKDDLPNRPWMFGNANLGYRKSDFIKKGNNLQLNWDLQYTHWYYLTWENYGTKEGKSIIPNQYIQNASISYSMNSGMYNISLECNNLTNDLAYDNFKLQKQGRSFSIKFHYFLK; this is encoded by the coding sequence CTAAAAGATACTGCTTATTCAACATTAACCAATGAGAAAGGGGAATATGAAATTATAGCAGAACCACGAAACTATATTTTATCTATTACTTATGTTGGATATAAACCAAAGCAAGTAAAGATTAATTTAAAAGAGGTAAATCAAACAGTTCCAACTCTTACTATTGAAGAAGATATGGCTGCGTTAGATGAAGTTCAGGTTAAAGGAATATCTAAAGTAACCAGAGTAAAAGAATCTGCTTTTCAGGTTAATGCGGTCGATACTAAGTCAATGGCTAACATTACATCCAATTTGAGTCAAATATTGAATAAAACTACTGGGGTAAAAGTTAGGGAACAAGGAGGTATGGGTTCTGATTTTGATTTTTCTATCAATGGACTTTCTGGTAGTGCCGTAAAGTTTTTTATAGATGGTGTACCTTTGGATATTATGGGAAGTTCAATGTCGCTAAACAATATACCAGTTAATTTATCTGAAAGAATTGAAGTATATAAAGGTGTAGTACCAGTGAACTTAGGTTCTGATGCTCTTGGCGGTGCTGTAAATATTATTACGAATCATCAAATATCAAATTATTTTGATATGTCATATAGTTTAGGATCATTTAATACGCATAGTGCTTCATTAACAGGACAGATGCGTGACAAAAAATCAGGATTAACTTTTAAAGCTTCTGGTTTTTTAAATTATTCGGATAACGATTACACAATGCGAGATGTGCAAGTAATAGAAGTGATTGATAAAGATAATTCTCGATTTGTTACTGGTGATTTTAAAAGATTCAATGATCAATATAAGTCTGCTATGGGGCAGGCAGAACTAGGTTTCGTTGATAAATCTTGGGCTGATATGTTTTTTATTGGAGGAAGTTATTCAGCTACAGAAAAAGGAATACAAACAGGAACTAACCAAGACGTAGTATACGGTCAAGTACATAGAGGAGGAGATGCTTATTCATTCTCACTAAGATATTTAAAAAAGAATTTGTTTACAAAAGATCTTGATTTAAGCTTTTTTTCTTCCTATTCAGACGATCAATATACTATTACAGATACCGCACTTAGAAAATATTATTGGGATGGAAGTTATGTGGCAGCTACTTCTTCCGAAATGGGAGGGCCTGCAACTAAATGGAATATTCGACGTCCAAAATATTTTATCGGATCGAATCTTAGCTACAAAATAGACCATAATAACTCGTTAAGTCTTAACTATACTCTGGACAAAGTCGAAAACAAGACTTATGATGAGTTGCTTACTGACAAAGATTATAATCCTGGGAAAATTACAAAGCATATTATAGGGCTATCCTATCAACAGAATTTATTGGAAGAAAAACTGACCAACACGTTTTTTGGAAAATATTATAGTATGTTGTTAGAACAACCTTTTGCTATTACTAATTCTGGAACTGGAGCGGGCGAAACTGTTAGAGATAACAATGGTTACACCGGATATGGAATTGCATCACGCTATAAAATAACTTCGTCTATAGGTATAAAAGCATCTTATGAAAAAGCATATCGTTTGCAAAGAGTAGATGAGGTGTTTGGTAATGGGTACTCGGTTGTAGCTAATCCTAATCTTAAACCAGAGAATAGCGACAATTACAATTTGGGTGGTTATTGGAAGAATGCAGCGGAAAACCACCATTTTTTTATTGAAACAGGAGGGTATTTAAGAAATGCGAAAGGCTTTATTTCCCCAGTTGTTTATCAATCGAATAGTCAGATAAGTAGATTTGAAAATACATCAAATGTTCTTATCAAAGGACTTGAGGCCGATATTAAGTACAATTATCAGGATAAGATAAACGTTGGGATAAATTTTACTTATCAAAGCACGCTTGACAACACGAAATATCCTAATGGATCAAATTCTGGAACAATATCAGCTACATACAAAGATGACTTGCCTAATAGACCTTGGATGTTTGGTAATGCCAATTTAGGATATAGAAAGTCGGACTTCATTAAAAAAGGAAATAATCTACAGCTTAATTGGGATTTGCAATATACACACTGGTATTACCTTACATGGGAAAACTATGGTACAAAAGAAGGGAAAAGTATAATTCCTAATCAGTATATCCAAAATGCATCTATTTCTTATTCTATGAATTCTGGAATGTATAATATTTCTTTAGAGTGCAACAATCTAACAAATGATTTGGCTTATGATAATTTTAAGCTACAAAAGCAAGGACGCTCCTTTTCAATTAAATTTCATTATTTCTTAAAATAG